In a single window of the Colius striatus isolate bColStr4 chromosome 21, bColStr4.1.hap1, whole genome shotgun sequence genome:
- the LOC133627417 gene encoding cyclin-dependent kinase 11B-like, whose amino-acid sequence MGDEKDSWKVKTLDEILQEKKRRKEQEEKAEIKRMKNSDDRDSKRDSLEEGELRDHRMEITIRNSPYRREDSMEDRGEEDDSLAIKPPQQMSRKEKTHHRKDEKRKEKRRHRSHSAEGKHARVKEKEREHERRKRHREEQDKARREWERQKRREMAREHSRRERDRLEQLERERERKIREQQKEQREQKERERRAEERRKEREARREVSAHHRTVREEYGDKVKMRPWSRSPLRQQRDKLEQGDSRKPAVKEEKPEERDPLSDLQDISDSERKTSSAESSSESGSGSEEEEEESSSEGSEEEGEEEEEEEEEEEEEETGSNSEEVSEQSAEEVSEEEMSEEEERENGNHIPVVTESRFDRDSAGSEVEEEDEGEGSPHSNAMTEGDYIPDSPASSPVELKQELPKYLPALQGCRSVEEFQCLNRIEEGTYGVVYRAKDKKTDEIVALKRLKMEKEKEGFPITSLREINTILKAQHLNIVTVREIVVGSNMDKIYIVMNYVEHDLKSLMETMKQPFLPGEVKTLMIQLLRGVKHLHDNWILHRDLKTSNLLLSHSGILKVGDFGLAREYGSPLKPYTPLVVTRWYRAPELLLGAKEYSTAIDMWSVGCIFGELLTQKPLFPGKSEIDQINKIFKDLGTPSEKIWPGYNELPAVKKMTFTEYPYNNLRKRFGALLSDQGFDLMNNFLTYYPARRITAEDGLKHEYFRETPLPIDPSMFPTWPAKSEQQRVKRGTSPRPPEGGLGYSQLGDDDLKDTGFHLTTTNQGASAAGPGFSLKF is encoded by the exons ATGGGTGATGAAAAGGATTCTTGGAAAGTGAAGACTTTAGATGAAATTCTTCAGGAAAAGAAGCGAAGGAAGGAGCaagaagagaaggcagagataAAACGTATGAAAAAT TCAGATGATCGGGATTCAAAGCGGGATTCTCTCGAGGAGGGGGAGCTGAGAGACCATCGCATGGAAATAACCATCAGGAACTCACCTTACAGGAGGGAAGACTCTATGGAAGACAG AGGAGAAGAAGATGATTCCTTGGCTATAAAACCACCTCAGCAAATGTCAcggaaagaaaaaacccaccatcgGAAAGacgagaagaggaaagagaagcgCAGACACCGCAGCCATTCAGCAGAAG ggaAACATGCCAgagtgaaagagaaagaacGGGAACATGAGCGTAGGAAGAGACACAGAGAAGAGCAGGACAAAGCCCGGCGGGAGTGGGAGAGACAGAAACGGAGAGAGATGGCAAGGGAGCATTCCAGGAGGGAGAG AGACCGtctggagcagctggagagagagcGAGAGAGAAAAATCCGAGAGCAGCAGAAAGAGCAAAGGGAGCAAAAGGAGcgagagaggagagcagaggagaggaggaaggagcggGAGGCCAGGAGAGAAG TTTCTGCACACCATAGAACAGTGAGGGAAGAATATGGAGACAAAGTAAAAATGAGACCCTGGAGTCGCAGTCCGTTACGGCAGCAGAGAGAcaagcttgagcaaggagaTAGCAGGAAACCAG CAGTGAAAGAAGAGAAACCAGAAGAGAGGGATCCCCTGTCAGACTTGCAAGACATCAGTGACAGCGAGAGAAAAACCAGCTCGGCAGAGTCTTCCTCAG AGTCAGGATCGGGCtcggaagaagaggaagaagagtccAGCAGCGAAGGTTctgaggaagagggagaggaagaggaggaggaggaggaggaggaggaagaggaggagacagGCAGCAATTCTGAGGAGGTGTCTGAGCAGTCAGCTG aagagGTGAGCGAAGAGGAAATGAGCGAAGAGGAGGAGCGGGAGAATGGAAACCACATCCCAGTTG TTACAGAGTCGAGGTTTGACCGAGATTCAGCGGGAAGTGAAGTAGAAGAGGAGGACGAAGGGGAGGGGAGCCCTCACTCCAATGCCATGACAGAAGGAGACTACATTCCTGACTCACCAGCCTCCTCCCCCGTTGAACTGAAACAGGAGCTTCCCAAGTATCTTCCTGCACTTCAG GGCTGTCGTAGCGTGGAGGAGTTTCAGTGCTTGAACAGGATCGAAGAGGGAACGTACGGTGTCGTGTACAGAGCCAAGGACAAGAAGACTG ACGAGATCGTGGCCCTGAAGCGACTGAaaatggagaaggagaaggaaggttTTCCCATTACCTCCCTGAGAGAAATAAATACCATCCTGAAAGCACAGCATCTGAATATTGTCACTGTCAGG gaAATTGTGGTGGGCAGCAACATGGATAAAATCTACATTGTGATGAACTATGTGGAGCACGATCTCAAGAGCCTGATGGAAACGATGAAGCAGCCGTTTCTGCCAG GTGAAGTGAAGACCCTGATGATTCAGTTACTGCGAGGAGTCAAACACCTCCACGACAACTGGATCCTTCACCGAGACTTGAAAACTTCCAACCTGTTGCTGAGCCACTCAGGCATCTTAAAG GTGGGGGATTTCGGGCTGGCCCGCGAGTACGGCTCCCCGCTGAAGCCCTACACACCCTTGGTTGTCACTCGATGGTACAGggctccagagctgctgcttggaGCTAAG GAATACTCGACAGCCATAGACATGTGGTCAGTGGGCTGCATCTTCGGGGAGCTGCTCACGCAGAAGCCGCTTTTCCCGGGGAAGTCAGAAATCGATCAGATCAACAAAATTTTCAAG GATCTGGGTACTCCAAGTGAGAAAATCTGGCCAGGTTACAACGAGCTGCCAGCAGTGAAGAAGATGACATTCACAGAATATCCCTACAACAACCTGCGCAAGAGATTCGGGGCGCTGCTGTCCGACCAGGGCTTCGACCTGATGAACAA CTTTTTGACATACTACCCAGCCAGAAGGATCACAGCTGAGGATGGGTTGAAGCACGAGTACTTCAGGGAGACTCCCCTTCCCATCGACCCCTCCATGTTTCCCACGTGGCCAGCCAAGAGCGAGCAGCAGCGGGTGAAGCGCGGCACCAGCCCCAGGCCGCCCGAGGGAGGCCTGGGCTACAGCCAGCTG GGTGACGATGATCTGAAGGACACAGGCTTTCACCTGACCACCACAAACCAAGGAGCATCTGCTGCAGGGCCTGGCTTCAGCCTCAAGTTTTAA
- the NADK gene encoding NAD kinase isoform X2: MLQNPKTIMHIQDPASQRLTWNKRPKSVLVIKKIRDASLLQPFKELCVHLTEENNMIVYVEKKVLEDPAIANDDNFGPVKKKFCTFREDYDDISNQIDFIICLGGDGTLLYASSLFQGSVPPVMAFHLGSLGFLTPFNFENFQSQVTQVIEGNAALVLRSRLKVKVVKEHREKMTVQNGIEENGVVSANIEKEMGKQVMQYQVLNEVVVDRGPSSYLSNVDVFLDGHLITTVQGDGVIVSTPTGSTAYAAAAGASMIHPNVPAIMITPICPHSLSFRPIVVPAGVELKIMLSPDARNTAWVSFDGRKRQEICHGDSISITTSCYPLPSICFRDPVSDWFESLAECLHWNVRKKQNNFAVEEEEF, encoded by the exons ATGCTGCAGAATCCCAAGACGATTAT GCACATTCAGGATCCAGCAAGCCAGCGGTTGACGTGGAACAAACGTCCCAAGAGTGTccttgttattaaaaagatcCGTGATGCCAGTCTGCTGCAGCCTTTTAAGGAGCTTTGTGTGCATCTTACTGAG GAGAACAATATGATAGTGTAcgtagaaaaaaaagtattggaAGACCCGGCTATAGCTAATGATGATAACTTTGGACCAGTGAAGAAGAAGTTTTGCACCTTCAGAGAAG ATTATGATGATATCTCCAATCAGATTGACTTTATCATATGCCTGGGAGGAGATGGGACCTTACTTTATGCTTCTTCACTTTTCCAG GGTAGTGTCCCTCCAGTTATGGCTTTTCATCTGGGATCCCTTGGATTTCTTACTCCATTTAATTTTGAGAATTTTCAGTCCCAAGTCACTCAGGTTATAGAAG GCAATGCAGCACTTGTTCTGCGAAGCAGGCTGAAAGTGAAAGTAGTAAAGgagcacagagagaaaatgacGGTACAAAATGGCATAGAGGAAAATGGAGTGGTGTCTGCTAATATAGAGAAGGAAATGGGCAAGCAAGTTATGCAATATCAG GTCCTGAATGAAGTTGTGGTGGATCGTGGTCCTTCTTCTTACCTTTCCAATGTAGATGTCTTTCTAGATGGCCACTTGATAACAACAGTGCAGGGAGATG GAGTCATTGTCTCCACGCCGACTGGTAGCACTGCGTATgcagccgcagcaggagcctcCATGATTCATCCAAACGTTCCTGCAATAATGATCACCCCAATCTGCCCTCACTCGTTGTCTTTCAGACCCATTGTTGTTCCTGCTGGAGTGGAACTCAAG attatGCTCTCCCCGGATGCCAGGAATACAGCATGGGTTTCATTTGATGGAAGGAAGAGGCAGGAAATATGCCATGGAGACAG TATTAGCATCACTACCTCTTGCTATCCCCTTCCTTCGATCTGTTTCCGAGACCCTGTGAGCGACTGGTTTGAGAGCTTGGCTGAGTGTTTACACTGGAATGTTCGCAAGAAGCAAAATAACTTTGCTGTTGAAGAAGAAGAATTTTGA
- the NADK gene encoding NAD kinase isoform X1, whose translation MEMNREKLCTSKADVSSDSSYHCSTCHDDEEWSNTSRGRAKSRSLSASPALGSTKEFRRTRSLHGPCPVTTFGPKACMLQNPKTIMHIQDPASQRLTWNKRPKSVLVIKKIRDASLLQPFKELCVHLTEENNMIVYVEKKVLEDPAIANDDNFGPVKKKFCTFREDYDDISNQIDFIICLGGDGTLLYASSLFQGSVPPVMAFHLGSLGFLTPFNFENFQSQVTQVIEGNAALVLRSRLKVKVVKEHREKMTVQNGIEENGVVSANIEKEMGKQVMQYQVLNEVVVDRGPSSYLSNVDVFLDGHLITTVQGDGVIVSTPTGSTAYAAAAGASMIHPNVPAIMITPICPHSLSFRPIVVPAGVELKIMLSPDARNTAWVSFDGRKRQEICHGDSISITTSCYPLPSICFRDPVSDWFESLAECLHWNVRKKQNNFAVEEEEF comes from the exons ATGGAGATGAATCGAGAAAAGCTGTGTACCAGTAAGGCTGATGTGAGCTCAGATTCTTCTTATCATTGCTCAACATGTCATGACGATGAGGAGTGGAGCAATACTAGCCGGGGACGAGCTAAGTCACGAAGTTTGTCTGCTTCACCGGCCCTAGGAAGCACCAAAGAATTCCG GAGAACACGCTCTTTGCACGGACCATGCCCAGTGACCACATTTGGACCAAAGGCCTGTATGCTGCAGAATCCCAAGACGATTAT GCACATTCAGGATCCAGCAAGCCAGCGGTTGACGTGGAACAAACGTCCCAAGAGTGTccttgttattaaaaagatcCGTGATGCCAGTCTGCTGCAGCCTTTTAAGGAGCTTTGTGTGCATCTTACTGAG GAGAACAATATGATAGTGTAcgtagaaaaaaaagtattggaAGACCCGGCTATAGCTAATGATGATAACTTTGGACCAGTGAAGAAGAAGTTTTGCACCTTCAGAGAAG ATTATGATGATATCTCCAATCAGATTGACTTTATCATATGCCTGGGAGGAGATGGGACCTTACTTTATGCTTCTTCACTTTTCCAG GGTAGTGTCCCTCCAGTTATGGCTTTTCATCTGGGATCCCTTGGATTTCTTACTCCATTTAATTTTGAGAATTTTCAGTCCCAAGTCACTCAGGTTATAGAAG GCAATGCAGCACTTGTTCTGCGAAGCAGGCTGAAAGTGAAAGTAGTAAAGgagcacagagagaaaatgacGGTACAAAATGGCATAGAGGAAAATGGAGTGGTGTCTGCTAATATAGAGAAGGAAATGGGCAAGCAAGTTATGCAATATCAG GTCCTGAATGAAGTTGTGGTGGATCGTGGTCCTTCTTCTTACCTTTCCAATGTAGATGTCTTTCTAGATGGCCACTTGATAACAACAGTGCAGGGAGATG GAGTCATTGTCTCCACGCCGACTGGTAGCACTGCGTATgcagccgcagcaggagcctcCATGATTCATCCAAACGTTCCTGCAATAATGATCACCCCAATCTGCCCTCACTCGTTGTCTTTCAGACCCATTGTTGTTCCTGCTGGAGTGGAACTCAAG attatGCTCTCCCCGGATGCCAGGAATACAGCATGGGTTTCATTTGATGGAAGGAAGAGGCAGGAAATATGCCATGGAGACAG TATTAGCATCACTACCTCTTGCTATCCCCTTCCTTCGATCTGTTTCCGAGACCCTGTGAGCGACTGGTTTGAGAGCTTGGCTGAGTGTTTACACTGGAATGTTCGCAAGAAGCAAAATAACTTTGCTGTTGAAGAAGAAGAATTTTGA